The proteins below come from a single Candidozyma auris chromosome 3, complete sequence genomic window:
- the EXM2 gene encoding Exm2p, with protein MADEQRALLERLMGKDALISPQPRRKEVELTSPKVCKAFLVGSCPHDIFEGTKLNIGKCPNLHLTKHKLEYEYRTKTLGEELPDFEYEYYKILHKWLAEIDFTIETALKRLENTPEEKEKIASVTRQLDELDVKIGLMTSEITQLGKAKEITMALKQTIALDKLLRERDVLAEQARVIAENVGQTAQQKLQVCEVCGAYLSRLDNDRRLADHFVGKIHLGYESMRMTYNTLKKKYG; from the coding sequence ATGGCAGACGAACAGAGGGCGCTTTTGGAGCGTCTCATGGGCAAAGACGCCCTAATACTGCCGCAGCCTCGACGGAAAGAAGTCGAACTCACATCCCCCAAAGTGTGCAAAGCGTTTCTCGTAGGAAGCTGCCCTCACGACATTTTCGAAGGAACGAAGCTCAATATAGGGAAATGTCCTAATTTGCATCTTACCAAACATAAGCTCGAATATGAGTATAGAACAAAGACGCTTGGGGAGGAGTTGCCCGACTTCGAGTACGAGTACTACAAAATCTTGCACAAGTGGCTAGCGGAGATTGACTTCACCATTGAGACGGCGTTGAAACGATTAGAAAATACTcccgaggagaaggagaagattgcCTCAGTTACACGTCAGCTCGATGAGTTAGATGTGAAAATCGGGCTCATGACTCTGGAGATCACCCAATTGGGGAAAGCGAAAGAAATCACGATGGCACTAAAACAGACTATCGCCTTGGACAAACTCCTACGAGAAAGAGATGTTTTGGCAGAACAAGCAAGGGTAATTGCAGAGAACGTTGGTCAGACAGCCCAGCAGAAACTTCAAGTCTGTGAAGTATGCGGAGCATACTTATCCAGACTCGATAACGACAGACGATTAGCTGATCATTTCGTGGGCAAAATCCACTTGGGATACGAACTGATGCGTATGACTTACAATACTTTAAAAAAGAAGTATGGTTGA
- the STE24 gene encoding zinc metalloprotease, with product MLQSFATYLDNPSINWKAIVTSLLIGKYAFETYINYRQYQVYHRTKPPASIEKEFTPEVFHKSQAYSRAKSRFGFVSDAIDLLKDLAVLKFDLLPRLWSVAGCVSSRLGGVQFIGRFFGASVMSQSIVFFAINSVISTLEELPLSYYKTFVLEQEWGFNKTTLTTFVKDTVKSLVIGITLSSPFIYLFLRIVDAYGPGFVKYAMGLTLAAQLILMTLFPILILPLFYKMTPLEDGELKTEIEALAKRNEFPLTHLYVIDGSTRSAHSNAMFVGLPWSKKILLYDTLIEQSTVPQVVAVLAHEIGHWRLNHLPQMMAFSQLSVAITFVLFSAFLTNKSLFQSFAFPANGPPLVAFMLFSYVSSPINCLVQFFSNLLSRKNEYQADAYAEKQGYKDELATSLITMCTENLSSMNTDWLYSSYNHSHPILADRLSALGYKSESKVGNLHLDIEKKDEEKTE from the exons ATGCTTCAGTCATTTGCG ACATATCTAGACAACCCATCCATCAACTGGAAGGCGATTGTCACGTCTCTTTTAATTGGCAAATACGCCTTTGAAACGTACATCAACTACAGACAATATCAAGTCTACCATAGAACGAAACCGCCAGCTTCGATCGAAAAAGAATTTACCCCAGAGGTGTTTCACAAGAGTCAAGCTTACTCTCGAGCAAAGTCAAGATTCGGCTTTGTTTCAGATGCAAttgatttgttgaaggatttAGCTGTTCTCAAATTCGACTTGTTGCCTCGCCTTTGGTCCGTGGCTGGTTGCGTTTCTAGTCGCTTAGGCGGTGTGCAATTCATTGGTAGGTTTTTTGGTGCTAGTGTGATGCTGCAGAGCATTGTATTTTTCGCCATCAACTCCGTCATCTCCACATTGGAGGAATTGCCCTTGTCCTACTATAAGACCTTTGTTCTTGAGCAGGAATGGGGGTTCAATAAGACCACGCTTACAACATTTGTGAAGGATACAGTGAAATCGCTTGTCATCGGAATTACCCTCTCTTCGCCTTTTATCTActtgtttttgagaattgtTGATGCCTACGGCCCCGGGTTTGTTAAATACGCCATGGGCTTGACCTTGGCGGCGCAATTGATCCTCATGACCCTTTTCCCTATCTTGATTCTCCCATTATTCTATAAAATGACTCCATTGGAGGATGGCGAATTGAAAACAGAGATTGAAGCATTGGCAAAGAGAAACGAGTTTCCTCTCACTCACTTGTATGTCATTGATGGTTCCACAAGAAGTGCCCACTCAAACGCCATGTTTGTCGGCTTGCCCTGGAGCAAGAAGATTTTGCTTTACGACACCTTGATTGAACAAAGCACCGTGCCCCAGGTGGTAGCCGTGTTGGCCCACGAGATCGGCCACTGGAGATTGAACCATTTGCCACAAATGATGGCCTTCTCCCAACTCTCGGTTGCCATCACGTTTGTCTTGTTTTCTGCGTTCCTCACCAACAAATCGCTCTTCCAGTCCTTCGCTTTCCCTGCCAACGGGCCCCCATTGGTTGCATTTATGCTTTTCAGCTACGTGAGCTCCCCTATCAACTGTCTTGTGCAATTCTTCAGCAACCTCTTGTCTAGAAAGAACGAATACCAGGCAGATGCATACGCCGAGAAGCAAGGCTACAAGGATGAGTTGGCTACCTCCTTGATTACCATGTGCACAGAAAACTTGAGCTCCATGAACACCGATTGGTTGTACTCTTCCTACAACCACTCCCACCCAATTTTGGCCGACAGGTTGAGCGCTCTCGGCTACAAGTCGGAGTCCAAGGTGGGCAATCTCCACTTGGACatagaaaagaaggacgaAGAGAAGACAGAATAA